ACTTCCGGAGATCATCCGCAAGGCGGAAGCGGGGGAGAAGAGTCTCTTCCTCCGGCTGGAGGGGGAATTCGATCCCGGACGTTTCCGGGAGGCGTCGGTCCGGCAGAGCCGGATATCGGCTTTTGTGCCGATCATTTACGGTTGCGACAACTTCTGCTCCTATTGTGTGGTCCCCTATGTGCGGGGAAGGGAGTGGAGCCGTCCCGTGGATGAGATCCTTCGGGAAGTTTGCGGACTGGCTGAAAAGGGATATAAAGAGATTGTTCTGATCGGTCAGAACGTAAACTCTTATGGTAAAAAGAATAATATTAACAATGACTTTTGTGGATTGCTTCATCTTGTGAGTGAGGTAGATGGTGTCGAGCGAATTCGTTTTGTCACCTCTCATCCCCGGGATCTTTCCGGATCGGTGATTGCCGCCATGGCCTCTCTGCCCGCGATCTGCGAGGCGCTTCATCTCCCTGTCCAGTCCGGTTCGGACCGAGTTCTCGGCATGATGAACCGAGGGTACGACCGGGCGGACTATCTCGGGAAGGTGAAACGTCTCCGGGAGGCGATTCCGGGAATTGCTCTGACGACGGATATTATTGTCGGTTTCCCGGGGGAGAGCGAGTCCGATTTTGAAGAGACCCTTTCCCTGATTCGGGAGGCGGATTTTGACCGCCTCTTTGCTTTTGCCTACTCCCCCCGTCCCGGAACATCGGCCGTGAAGTTGCCCGATCCGGTAGCTGAGAAGACGAAGTC
The genomic region above belongs to Deltaproteobacteria bacterium and contains:
- the miaB gene encoding tRNA (N6-isopentenyl adenosine(37)-C2)-methylthiotransferase MiaB, which codes for RPEGADLILLNTCAIREKAEQKVFSDLGRLKIFKARDPGVLIGVLGCVAQAEGEKILDREPAVDFVVGTRGMAELPEIIRKAEAGEKSLFLRLEGEFDPGRFREASVRQSRISAFVPIIYGCDNFCSYCVVPYVRGREWSRPVDEILREVCGLAEKGYKEIVLIGQNVNSYGKKNNINNDFCGLLHLVSEVDGVERIRFVTSHPRDLSGSVIAAMASLPAICEALHLPVQSGSDRVLGMMNRGYDRADYLGKVKRLREAIPGIALTTDIIVGFPGESESDFEETLSLIREADFDRLFAFAYSPRPGTSAVKLPDPVAEKTKSRRLAAVLDLQKKLTLRKHQALVGSSVEVLVEGANPKVDGEWTGRTRTNKIVHFSGARSAPGELLNVIIEKGLPNCLIGRAVS